One Paraburkholderia aromaticivorans genomic region harbors:
- a CDS encoding WbqC family protein, whose translation MKLAIMQPYLFPYIGYFQLAAAVDKFVFYDDVNFIKNGWINRNRMLLGDEVRYLTVPLSGASPSLKINEVLVEPRERWLRKLLESMRHAYAKAPHYAQVSALIERILGEPLAPVSLLASHTVMEVCRYLEIETEFVRSSTKYGNAQLKGAERVIDICAREQASTYVNLPGGRALYDSAAFSARGVELAFIEPNLCPYAQFNDAFHPALSILDVLMFNSKDNVREMLCVEVNA comes from the coding sequence ATGAAGCTCGCGATCATGCAGCCCTACCTGTTTCCGTACATCGGGTATTTCCAACTGGCGGCGGCCGTCGACAAGTTCGTCTTTTACGACGATGTGAATTTCATCAAGAATGGCTGGATCAACCGCAACCGGATGCTGCTGGGCGACGAGGTGCGTTATCTCACCGTGCCGCTCAGCGGTGCGAGTCCTTCGTTGAAGATTAATGAGGTACTGGTCGAACCGCGCGAGCGCTGGCTACGCAAGCTGCTCGAATCGATGCGGCATGCCTATGCCAAAGCGCCTCACTACGCGCAGGTCAGCGCATTGATCGAACGGATCCTCGGGGAGCCTCTTGCGCCGGTTTCGCTGCTCGCGTCGCACACCGTCATGGAGGTCTGCAGGTACCTCGAGATCGAGACCGAGTTCGTCCGGTCTTCGACGAAGTACGGCAATGCGCAACTCAAAGGCGCCGAACGGGTTATCGACATCTGCGCGAGAGAACAGGCCAGCACCTACGTGAACCTGCCGGGTGGCCGCGCACTTTACGATAGCGCGGCATTCTCAGCGCGCGGCGTAGAGCTCGCCTTCATTGAACCGAACCTGTGTCCCTATGCGCAGTTCAACGACGCTTTTCACCCTGCTTTATCGATTCTCGACGTCCTCATGTTCAATAGCAAAGACAACGTCAGAGAGATGCTGTGCGTCGAGGTGAACGCATGA
- a CDS encoding GNAT family N-acetyltransferase: MSDNTIFLREIERGDLLTINAWRADKALVGLLGGAFRYVGAEIDNKWFDSYLGSRANNVRLAVCLASTQEVVGVTYLLGIDWVNRNAEFSIQIGAETARGRGIGEAATRQTLEHAFDDLNLNRISLTVLASNARAIALYEKVGFRAEGLSRQAAFKGGRYLDVMPMAILAADRR; the protein is encoded by the coding sequence ATGAGCGACAACACAATATTCCTGCGCGAGATCGAACGCGGCGACCTGCTGACGATCAATGCGTGGCGCGCCGACAAGGCGCTGGTCGGCCTGCTGGGCGGCGCCTTCCGGTACGTGGGTGCCGAGATCGACAACAAATGGTTCGATAGCTATCTCGGCTCCCGGGCGAATAACGTGCGTCTCGCCGTGTGCCTCGCGTCTACCCAGGAAGTGGTCGGCGTGACGTATCTGCTAGGCATCGACTGGGTGAACCGCAACGCGGAGTTCTCGATTCAGATTGGCGCGGAGACGGCACGCGGGCGGGGCATCGGTGAGGCCGCCACGCGCCAGACGCTCGAACATGCATTCGACGACCTCAACCTCAACCGTATTTCGCTGACCGTGCTCGCGTCCAATGCGCGCGCCATCGCGCTCTACGAGAAAGTGGGCTTTCGCGCCGAAGGTCTTTCGCGCCAGGCCGCCTTCAAAGGCGGCCGCTATCTCGACGTCATGCCGATGGCCATCCTGGCTGCCGATCGACGCTGA
- a CDS encoding SphA family protein yields the protein MSQPNCFFAARRLVAGLCKGALLTTVGVSLSQTAWATEGGIGRPITGQQVTPYGGVVPPTDDWIVSAATIYYEGSLGASKSIPIAGQVTAGINATAEYTILAAVKTWGITVGGWNFASSFGVPVQYTNISSFHGRLPNDHGTQFADFFVTPVIAGYHLTKTDHVALSVQIYAPTGAYNPNRLANAGQNTWTFTPTIAYTKLLPKENIELSLNYGLEFYTPNNDTHYHNAPVSVLDLLALKRFSSGWGVGVVGGYIQQIGHDSGGIADIVGGSQGHSVGLGPMVTWSGKVQKTPVSAALRWVNEFNTSNRPKGNAVQLSVNATFQ from the coding sequence ATGAGTCAACCTAACTGTTTCTTCGCAGCCAGGCGGCTCGTTGCCGGATTGTGCAAAGGCGCGCTTCTGACCACCGTCGGCGTGAGTCTCTCCCAGACGGCGTGGGCGACGGAAGGCGGCATCGGCCGTCCGATCACCGGCCAGCAGGTCACGCCGTACGGCGGCGTCGTGCCGCCCACCGACGACTGGATCGTGTCAGCCGCCACGATCTATTACGAAGGCTCGCTGGGGGCGAGCAAATCGATCCCCATTGCCGGACAGGTGACGGCCGGCATCAATGCGACGGCCGAATACACCATCCTCGCCGCGGTCAAGACGTGGGGAATTACCGTGGGCGGTTGGAACTTTGCGTCGTCGTTCGGTGTGCCGGTTCAGTACACCAACATCTCGTCGTTTCACGGCCGCTTGCCGAACGACCACGGCACGCAGTTCGCCGATTTCTTCGTTACGCCAGTCATTGCCGGCTATCACCTGACCAAGACCGACCACGTCGCGTTGAGTGTGCAGATCTACGCGCCGACTGGTGCGTACAATCCGAACCGGCTCGCCAATGCCGGACAGAACACGTGGACCTTCACGCCGACGATCGCCTATACGAAATTGCTGCCGAAGGAGAACATCGAGTTGTCGTTGAATTACGGCCTCGAGTTCTACACGCCCAATAACGACACCCACTATCACAACGCGCCGGTCAGCGTGCTCGATCTGCTCGCGCTCAAGCGCTTCAGCAGCGGCTGGGGCGTCGGCGTGGTGGGCGGCTATATCCAGCAGATCGGCCATGACAGCGGCGGCATTGCGGACATCGTCGGCGGCAGTCAGGGCCATTCCGTGGGCCTCGGGCCGATGGTCACGTGGTCCGGCAAAGTGCAGAAAACCCCTGTGTCGGCTGCGCTGCGCTGGGTCAACGAATTCAACACCAGCAACCGGCCGAAGGGCAATGCCGTGCAACTGTCGGTCAATGCGACCTTTCAGTAA
- a CDS encoding phytanoyl-CoA dioxygenase family protein, with protein MNTIDAQHHTALATAGWTVLPGLIRSELLDSLVEALGPSLALRDEIRRRNGVLENSAGTLHHLLMDEPCYVELLAELSALEPVFKGYFDGNFVLNSYGGVINERDSRSYVQNVHRDIRFGSDTRRFMVNALVMLDDFTLDNGATHILSHSQNLQQQPANEHFYAQASRATGKRGSVLLFDSRMWHATGRNTTDAPRRALTLTFTSPFFKPQLDYARQFGYRNLDRCNAWMRQVLGFNARVPESLDEFYVPVEQRFYQRGQD; from the coding sequence ATGAACACGATTGACGCTCAACACCACACCGCGCTCGCCACGGCGGGCTGGACGGTGCTTCCCGGACTGATTCGCAGCGAACTGCTCGATTCGCTGGTCGAGGCGCTCGGTCCTTCGCTCGCGTTGCGCGACGAAATCAGGCGACGCAACGGCGTGCTGGAAAACAGCGCCGGCACCTTGCATCATCTTCTGATGGATGAGCCGTGCTACGTCGAATTGCTGGCGGAACTCTCAGCGCTGGAGCCGGTTTTCAAAGGATACTTTGACGGCAACTTTGTTCTGAATTCCTACGGCGGCGTGATCAACGAGCGCGACTCGCGCTCCTACGTGCAGAACGTGCATCGCGATATCCGCTTCGGCTCCGACACGCGACGCTTCATGGTGAACGCGCTGGTGATGCTCGACGATTTCACGCTGGACAATGGCGCGACGCATATTCTTTCGCACTCGCAAAACCTCCAGCAGCAACCCGCCAATGAGCATTTTTACGCGCAGGCGTCGCGGGCTACCGGAAAGCGCGGCTCGGTTCTGCTGTTCGATTCACGCATGTGGCACGCCACCGGCCGCAACACCACCGATGCGCCGCGCCGTGCGCTGACACTGACGTTCACCAGCCCCTTCTTCAAGCCGCAGCTCGACTACGCGCGGCAATTCGGATACCGCAATCTCGACCGCTGCAACGCATGGATGCGCCAGGTGCTCGGCTTCAACGCCCGGGTGCCTGAATCGCTCGATGAGTTTTACGTGCCGGTGGAGCAGCGGTTCTATCAACGCGGACAGGATTGA
- a CDS encoding HAD family hydrolase has protein sequence MIRTLHRYCIAFTVVLLSACSVTPRQDGMSQTGASTAAALASWNDTKTKRSIVDFVTLVTTPESRDFIPRADRIAVFDNDGTLWPEQPASVQLVFALQRVKTVAGRHPEWKHQEPFRSILKGNLRNVAASGDTGSMRVLAAAHAGMTGDQFAALVHEWFDSASDPRFNRPYADLAYQPMLELLAYLRANGFKTYLVTGGDVEFVRDVAQRMYGIPPEQVTGSTVKYRYGQSNGSVSLTRLAQVDTLVDGSAKPLAIDRVIGRRPVIAFGNADGDAPMLEWTSAGDGPRLAALVHHTDAEREYAYDRAAKSGKLDKGLDEAGAKGWLVVDMKNDWRTMFKPDSATTAAAATKSPAN, from the coding sequence ATGATTCGCACGCTGCACCGGTATTGCATTGCCTTCACCGTTGTCCTTCTTTCCGCTTGCTCCGTGACGCCGCGCCAGGACGGCATGTCGCAGACCGGCGCATCGACGGCCGCCGCGTTGGCGTCATGGAACGACACGAAGACCAAACGCTCGATCGTCGACTTCGTGACGCTGGTGACGACGCCCGAGTCCAGGGACTTCATCCCACGAGCCGACCGGATCGCCGTATTCGATAACGACGGCACACTGTGGCCCGAGCAACCGGCCTCGGTGCAACTGGTGTTTGCGCTGCAACGTGTGAAGACGGTGGCCGGACGGCATCCGGAATGGAAGCACCAGGAGCCGTTCCGCTCGATCCTCAAAGGCAATCTCAGGAATGTGGCGGCAAGCGGCGACACCGGCTCGATGCGGGTGTTGGCGGCGGCCCACGCCGGCATGACGGGCGATCAGTTCGCCGCACTCGTGCACGAATGGTTCGATTCCGCGAGTGACCCGCGCTTCAACCGGCCTTACGCCGATCTCGCGTATCAGCCCATGCTCGAGTTGCTCGCCTATCTGCGCGCGAATGGTTTCAAGACCTATCTGGTGACGGGCGGCGACGTCGAGTTCGTCCGCGACGTGGCTCAGCGCATGTACGGCATTCCGCCCGAGCAGGTGACCGGCAGCACCGTCAAATACCGGTACGGCCAGAGCAACGGTTCGGTCTCGCTGACGCGCCTCGCGCAGGTCGACACGCTGGTCGACGGCTCGGCCAAACCGCTTGCCATCGATCGAGTGATCGGCAGACGTCCGGTGATCGCATTCGGTAACGCGGATGGCGACGCGCCGATGCTCGAATGGACCTCGGCAGGCGATGGCCCACGCCTCGCCGCGCTCGTGCATCACACGGACGCGGAACGCGAATACGCGTACGACCGCGCGGCGAAAAGCGGCAAGCTCGATAAAGGTCTGGACGAGGCTGGCGCGAAAGGCTGGCTTGTCGTCGATATGAAAAATGACTGGAGAACCATGTTCAAGCCGGACAGCGCGACAACGGCCGCAGCGGCGACGAAGAGCCCAGCGAACTAA
- a CDS encoding class I SAM-dependent methyltransferase, giving the protein MSRDYNAEAKDHPEHRYAYDFDYLMHEYMLRTFAPFLVSGNALELGCFEGNFTRLLAQRFDSLEVVEASADCIAVASDKTKGAVKFHHATFETFEPARRYDNIFLIHTLEHLDHPIEVLSRIGSWLSDGGRLFVAAPNARAGSRQIAVNMGLIDHHAAVTAAEAAHGHRVTYSIDTLRADLRAAKLRPVTEGGVFFKGLANFQIDAALQAGIISREYLDGCFELGRVYPDLCSSVYAICERGIAN; this is encoded by the coding sequence ATGAGCAGAGACTACAACGCGGAAGCGAAAGATCATCCCGAACATCGCTACGCTTATGACTTCGATTACCTGATGCATGAATACATGCTTCGGACGTTTGCACCGTTTCTCGTGAGCGGCAACGCGCTCGAACTGGGATGCTTCGAAGGTAACTTCACGCGACTCCTGGCGCAGCGGTTCGATTCACTGGAAGTGGTCGAGGCATCGGCAGACTGCATTGCCGTTGCGTCGGATAAGACGAAAGGCGCCGTCAAATTCCATCACGCGACGTTCGAGACTTTTGAACCCGCGCGACGCTACGACAACATCTTCCTGATCCATACGCTCGAACACCTCGATCATCCGATCGAAGTCCTGAGCCGGATCGGTAGCTGGCTATCGGACGGCGGCCGCCTATTCGTGGCTGCGCCGAATGCGCGCGCCGGATCCCGGCAAATCGCGGTCAATATGGGGCTAATCGACCATCACGCAGCCGTGACGGCGGCTGAAGCCGCACACGGTCATCGCGTGACCTATTCGATCGACACGCTGCGAGCCGATCTGCGTGCGGCAAAGCTCCGCCCGGTCACCGAAGGCGGGGTCTTTTTCAAGGGTCTCGCCAACTTCCAGATCGATGCGGCATTACAGGCCGGCATCATATCCAGAGAGTATCTTGATGGCTGTTTTGAGCTGGGGCGCGTTTATCCCGACTTGTGCTCCAGCGTGTACGCGATATGCGAGCGCGGCATAGCCAACTGA
- a CDS encoding c-type cytochrome, whose protein sequence is MSEAPHGAPIKTPGQLVAAIIASFAVPIVIIVLLVIYVDNSTRTGAGTDSLSEAEVTARIKPFAQVDIRDANAPRVYKSGEEVYKAVCSACHASGAAGAPKFTNTADWAPRIAQGFDMLLHTALSGKGAMPPRGGTSPDDYSDFEIARAVTYMANNSGGSFPEPAQPAAGAAAAASGVAAAAPAGASDAGAAQAAAAMAAMASVPQAAAPAAGGTQSADASQAGKALYQQVCQACHAAGVLNAPKFGDKDAWAPRLKEPMDTVYNYALHGKGAMPPKGGSTASDADVKAAVDYMVTAAK, encoded by the coding sequence ATGAGCGAAGCACCACACGGAGCCCCGATCAAAACCCCCGGGCAGCTCGTCGCCGCGATCATCGCCAGTTTTGCGGTACCGATCGTCATCATCGTTCTGCTAGTGATCTACGTCGACAATTCGACGCGCACCGGCGCCGGCACCGACTCTCTCTCCGAAGCCGAGGTGACCGCCCGCATCAAGCCGTTCGCCCAGGTCGACATTCGCGACGCCAACGCGCCGCGCGTCTACAAGAGCGGCGAGGAAGTCTATAAGGCGGTGTGCTCCGCGTGTCACGCGTCGGGTGCGGCAGGCGCGCCGAAATTCACCAATACCGCCGACTGGGCGCCGCGCATCGCGCAGGGCTTCGACATGCTGCTTCACACGGCGCTCTCCGGCAAAGGCGCGATGCCCCCGCGCGGCGGCACCAGCCCGGACGATTACAGCGATTTCGAAATCGCCCGCGCGGTCACCTACATGGCGAACAATTCTGGCGGAAGTTTCCCTGAACCGGCTCAGCCGGCAGCGGGCGCAGCAGCGGCGGCATCCGGCGTAGCAGCCGCGGCGCCGGCCGGCGCTTCCGACGCGGGTGCGGCTCAGGCCGCCGCAGCAATGGCCGCCATGGCCAGCGTGCCGCAAGCGGCGGCGCCAGCAGCGGGCGGCACGCAAAGCGCGGACGCGTCGCAAGCCGGCAAGGCGTTGTATCAGCAGGTTTGCCAGGCCTGTCATGCGGCCGGCGTGTTGAACGCACCGAAGTTCGGCGACAAGGACGCCTGGGCGCCGCGTCTGAAGGAGCCGATGGACACGGTCTATAACTACGCGCTGCACGGCAAGGGCGCGATGCCTCCGAAGGGCGGCTCGACTGCTTCCGACGCGGACGTGAAGGCCGCCGTCGACTACATGGTCACCGCGGCGAAGTAA
- the vioA gene encoding dTDP-4-amino-4,6-dideoxy-D-glucose aminotransferase VioA yields the protein MNAALPLGAVAPQIDERIYVTQPHLPPLEEFIPYLQQIWDSKILTNAGPFHQQFEAALCKYLGVKHLALFTNGTLALLTALQALRVTGEVITTPYSFVATAHSLVWNGIKPVFVDVDPHTLNLDPAKIEAAITPQTTAIMPVHCYGKPCDVDAIQKIADNYNLKVIYDAAHAFGVQTETGSVLEHGDLAVLSFHATKVFNTFEGGAIICQDAKTKQRIDHLKNFGFVDEVTVVASGINGKMSEINAAFGLLQLQHIDEALARRARIDAIYRERLSDVRGISCVPKAGEKVANHSYFPILVGPDYPISRDALYQKFRDENIYARRYFYPLISDFPIYRGLPSARPDNLPIAHAASQQILCLPIFPALTDGMLDRIVGIIAGS from the coding sequence ATGAACGCTGCCTTACCGCTTGGGGCCGTCGCGCCGCAGATCGACGAGCGCATTTACGTTACCCAGCCGCATCTCCCGCCGCTCGAAGAATTCATTCCCTATCTTCAACAGATCTGGGACAGCAAGATCCTGACCAATGCCGGTCCGTTTCACCAACAGTTCGAAGCGGCGCTGTGCAAGTATCTCGGCGTCAAGCATCTTGCGCTGTTCACCAACGGCACGCTGGCGCTGCTCACCGCACTGCAAGCGCTGCGCGTGACCGGCGAAGTGATCACGACGCCCTATTCGTTCGTTGCCACCGCGCACTCGTTGGTCTGGAACGGCATTAAACCGGTATTCGTCGACGTCGATCCGCACACGCTGAATCTCGACCCTGCCAAGATCGAGGCAGCGATCACGCCGCAGACCACCGCGATCATGCCGGTGCATTGCTACGGCAAGCCGTGCGACGTCGACGCGATCCAGAAGATCGCCGACAACTACAATCTGAAGGTGATCTACGACGCGGCCCATGCTTTCGGCGTGCAGACCGAAACCGGCAGCGTGCTCGAGCACGGCGACCTCGCCGTTCTGAGCTTCCACGCGACCAAGGTCTTCAACACGTTCGAAGGCGGCGCGATCATCTGTCAGGACGCCAAGACGAAGCAGCGTATCGACCATCTGAAGAACTTCGGTTTCGTCGATGAAGTGACCGTGGTTGCATCCGGCATCAACGGCAAGATGAGCGAGATCAACGCGGCATTCGGGCTGCTTCAGCTACAGCACATCGATGAAGCGCTGGCACGGCGCGCGCGGATCGACGCGATTTATCGCGAACGGCTGAGCGACGTGCGTGGTATTAGTTGCGTGCCGAAAGCGGGCGAGAAAGTGGCGAACCATTCGTACTTTCCGATTCTCGTCGGCCCGGACTACCCGATCAGCCGCGACGCGCTGTATCAGAAGTTCCGCGACGAGAACATTTACGCACGGCGCTATTTCTATCCGCTGATCTCGGACTTTCCGATCTATCGCGGCCTGCCTTCCGCGCGCCCCGATAACCTGCCGATCGCACACGCCGCTTCGCAACAGATACTGTGCCTGCCGATTTTCCCGGCACTGACGGACGGCATGCTCGATCGCATCGTCGGGATCATCGCGGGTAGCTGA
- a CDS encoding outer membrane beta-barrel protein yields MHKITRLILTASIMMLSNLVHAQSVAPQTGASEFAGPYVGFKMGVNTSDASGVVNKASHTTVFPGFTAGYNFDVDRFVVGAEVFADLHHGSTTYKDGGIDAKFGMPFNQFMPYVRVGLTTDWPDVRAHWGLGVEYKFAKHVSTVGEWTTDTSNHDGTRRTNNSFTIGLQYHFN; encoded by the coding sequence ATGCACAAAATAACCCGGCTGATTTTAACTGCATCGATCATGATGCTATCCAATCTCGTCCACGCGCAATCGGTGGCGCCTCAAACGGGCGCAAGCGAGTTTGCCGGTCCCTATGTGGGTTTCAAGATGGGTGTGAATACCTCCGATGCCTCAGGCGTCGTCAATAAAGCATCGCATACCACGGTTTTTCCGGGTTTCACGGCGGGGTATAACTTCGACGTCGACCGCTTTGTCGTAGGCGCCGAAGTTTTTGCCGATCTGCATCATGGCTCAACAACCTATAAAGACGGCGGAATCGATGCGAAATTCGGCATGCCGTTCAATCAATTCATGCCATATGTACGCGTTGGATTGACCACGGATTGGCCGGATGTACGCGCCCACTGGGGTTTAGGCGTCGAATATAAATTCGCTAAACACGTGAGCACGGTGGGCGAATGGACAACCGACACCAGCAATCACGACGGCACCCGAAGAACAAATAACAGTTTCACAATCGGCTTGCAATATCACTTCAACTAA
- a CDS encoding sodium:calcium antiporter produces MTGLLLELAIMLVVILVAAELFTNALEHLGERLKISEGVTGSLFAAVGTALPETLVPLLAIAGGTADSAVNQEIGVGAILGAPLMLSTLSTFLMTLAILGSRGARGWVSPERTGFTRDLNYFLFAFLLAAAAMYVPHEQMIVRALFSVALVGVYVTYVVMTFRASNELVDAGHGTEAPGKMLISRLGVPTNLATIGVQLALAVALLVWGAEGFIHGVRGVSQVLGVSPLLLSLLIIPIATELPEKVNSILWIRRGKDTLAFGNITGAMVFQGTLLPAIGILLTPWVPRIEVVTGIVITLAAAAWLRLNVRERGVPVWALLVCGVLYATYLAITLSR; encoded by the coding sequence ATGACCGGTCTTCTGTTAGAACTTGCCATCATGCTGGTCGTCATTCTGGTGGCGGCCGAGCTCTTCACGAATGCACTCGAGCATCTGGGCGAACGCCTCAAGATTTCCGAAGGTGTAACGGGTTCGCTATTCGCCGCCGTCGGCACCGCGTTGCCCGAGACGCTCGTGCCGCTGCTCGCGATCGCCGGCGGCACGGCCGATAGCGCAGTCAATCAGGAGATCGGCGTCGGCGCGATTCTCGGCGCGCCGCTGATGCTCTCCACCCTCTCCACTTTCCTCATGACGCTAGCGATTCTCGGCTCGCGCGGCGCGCGCGGCTGGGTCTCGCCGGAACGCACGGGCTTCACGCGCGACCTCAACTATTTCCTGTTTGCGTTCCTGCTGGCCGCCGCTGCGATGTACGTGCCGCATGAGCAGATGATCGTGCGCGCGCTCTTCAGCGTGGCGCTGGTCGGCGTGTACGTCACCTATGTGGTGATGACCTTCCGTGCATCGAATGAATTGGTCGATGCCGGCCACGGCACCGAAGCGCCGGGCAAGATGCTGATCTCGCGTCTCGGCGTGCCGACCAACCTCGCGACGATCGGCGTGCAACTGGCGCTCGCCGTCGCGTTGCTGGTGTGGGGCGCTGAAGGCTTCATCCACGGTGTGCGCGGCGTGTCGCAGGTGCTCGGCGTGTCGCCGCTGCTGCTCTCGCTGCTGATCATTCCGATCGCTACCGAGCTGCCCGAGAAGGTCAACAGCATTCTGTGGATTCGCCGCGGCAAGGACACGCTCGCGTTCGGCAACATCACCGGCGCGATGGTATTTCAGGGCACCTTGCTGCCCGCGATCGGCATTCTGCTGACGCCGTGGGTGCCGCGTATCGAAGTGGTGACCGGCATCGTGATCACGCTCGCCGCCGCGGCGTGGCTGCGGCTCAATGTGCGTGAGCGCGGCGTGCCGGTGTGGGCGTTGCTGGTTTGCGGCGTGCTCTATGCCACGTATCTGGCGATCACGCTGAGCCGCTAG
- a CDS encoding DUF1254 domain-containing protein, with the protein MDDPDIDMHKKAATWVTAAVLASVAAPILAKTQQRPWSAATAGAAFVPGPVAGDAISEEYARLVARQTYFWAWPLVNVYNRLLAMQRVPRPGLNGGVAPVAPPNRLAMLRDYVRPPARHVTYPNRELIDGCSLLDLRTTPAIVQVPDFGRRFWVYQAIDLRTDSFASLGKMYGSRPGFYLLAGPDWHGHAPKGIRQMFRSPTPIGILIPRVFMDDTPEDHAAVQSLISKIGVYPLADYDGEFKETDWSALPGFGAAHRATHASAEEIKWVDPNRFWDLLPAVLDQAPPQHGEEALYAQARALIAAARHDEALRNAVIDEAARAEADLIAPLSNFNLFGKRLPGNWNTFSNGAAFGTDYYSRTAIAASHIFVNKANEIKCFYSDTDASGQFLDGDGRYTVTFHKDRLPPVKGFWSLTLYDSHHFLSTNTHNRYTLGTRNKHLKFDADGSLTLHVHNARPSDDNFANWLPAPANEVFSLHLRAYWPQQALLDGNWTPPPIVREA; encoded by the coding sequence ATGGACGACCCGGACATCGACATGCACAAGAAAGCGGCGACATGGGTGACGGCGGCCGTGCTGGCGTCGGTCGCCGCGCCGATCCTTGCGAAGACGCAGCAGCGTCCGTGGTCTGCCGCGACGGCCGGCGCGGCGTTCGTACCCGGTCCGGTGGCCGGCGACGCAATCTCCGAGGAATACGCGCGGCTGGTGGCGCGCCAAACCTACTTCTGGGCGTGGCCGCTGGTGAACGTCTACAACCGTTTGCTGGCGATGCAGCGGGTGCCGCGGCCGGGGCTGAACGGCGGCGTCGCGCCGGTCGCACCGCCCAACCGCCTGGCGATGTTGCGTGACTACGTCCGGCCTCCCGCGCGTCATGTCACGTACCCGAATCGCGAATTGATCGACGGTTGCTCACTCCTCGACTTGCGCACCACGCCGGCGATCGTCCAGGTGCCGGATTTCGGCAGGCGCTTCTGGGTCTATCAGGCCATCGATCTGCGCACCGATAGTTTCGCGAGCCTCGGCAAAATGTACGGGTCGCGGCCGGGCTTTTATCTGTTGGCCGGTCCGGACTGGCACGGCCACGCGCCGAAGGGTATCCGCCAGATGTTCCGCTCGCCCACTCCGATAGGCATATTGATTCCGCGAGTGTTCATGGACGATACGCCGGAAGACCATGCGGCGGTGCAGTCGCTGATCAGCAAAATCGGCGTGTACCCGCTCGCGGACTACGACGGCGAGTTCAAGGAAACGGACTGGTCGGCACTGCCCGGTTTCGGCGCGGCCCACCGCGCCACGCATGCAAGCGCGGAAGAGATCAAATGGGTCGATCCAAACCGTTTCTGGGACCTATTGCCCGCCGTGCTCGACCAAGCGCCGCCGCAGCATGGCGAAGAGGCGCTCTATGCGCAGGCGCGCGCGCTGATCGCCGCCGCGCGCCACGACGAGGCACTCAGGAACGCCGTCATCGACGAAGCGGCGAGAGCCGAAGCGGATCTGATCGCACCGCTCTCCAACTTCAATCTGTTCGGCAAGCGGCTTCCGGGAAACTGGAACACCTTCAGCAACGGTGCAGCCTTTGGTACGGACTACTACTCCCGAACGGCAATAGCGGCGTCGCATATCTTTGTCAACAAGGCCAACGAGATAAAGTGTTTTTATTCGGATACCGATGCATCTGGCCAATTTCTTGATGGCGACGGCCGCTATACCGTGACTTTTCATAAAGACCGGTTGCCGCCTGTCAAAGGCTTCTGGTCGCTGACCTTATATGACTCGCACCACTTTCTTTCAACCAACACGCACAACCGCTACACGCTGGGCACCAGGAACAAACACCTGAAGTTCGACGCAGACGGCTCGCTCACGCTCCACGTGCACAACGCGAGACCCAGCGACGACAACTTCGCCAATTGGCTGCCGGCGCCGGCCAACGAGGTGTTCTCCCTGCACTTGCGCGCCTACTGGCCGCAGCAAGCGCTGCTGGATGGCAACTGGACGCCGCCGCCAATCGTGCGCGAAGCCTGA